A genomic window from Mycobacteriales bacterium includes:
- a CDS encoding zf-TFIIB domain-containing protein, whose protein sequence is MSLTCPKCQGEMRGYERNGVTVDQCADCRGLFLDRGELEKLIDAEGAWSAASATPAAPPPPAAPAYQPPPQQYGHPQQYNYGGRPYYKKKKSFLSELFDD, encoded by the coding sequence ATGAGCCTCACGTGCCCGAAGTGCCAGGGAGAGATGCGCGGCTACGAGCGCAACGGCGTCACGGTCGACCAGTGCGCGGACTGCCGCGGCCTGTTCCTCGACCGCGGCGAGCTGGAGAAGCTGATCGACGCCGAGGGCGCCTGGAGCGCGGCGAGCGCGACCCCCGCCGCCCCGCCGCCCCCGGCCGCCCCGGCCTACCAGCCGCCGCCGCAGCAGTACGGCCACCCGCAGCAGTACAACTACGGCGGCCGGCCGTACTACAAGAAGAAGAAGTCCTTCCTCAGCGAGCTCTTCGACGACTGA